The following proteins are encoded in a genomic region of bacterium:
- the murA gene encoding UDP-N-acetylglucosamine 1-carboxyvinyltransferase: protein MDRFVIEGPTPLQGEIAVGGAKNAVLPLMAAALLTRGRSVIDNVPHLQDVRFFATILAGLGARIEFADHFMVIDTSDLAGTEAPYDLVRKMRASIYVLGPLLAAHGRARVSLPGGCAWGPRPVNLHLEGMKALGAEIRLDGGYIDARAENGLRGGRFRFEPVSVGGTCNVLMAAVLADGVSELENCAVEPEVTQLAEALVRAGALIEGVGTSSLRVTGVGGLEPVAHRVIADRIEAGTIMAGVALAGGEVKLTGVDPAHLKPVRVVLEEMGCTIVRDEFALTIAAEGRPRPVEVVTRPYPGFPTDMQAQVMAACTLAAGTSHITETIYLDRFTHVAELQRLGADIRIDGAQATIRGVERLSGAPVMATDLRASAALVLAGVAAQGTTIVNRVYHIDRGYERIEERLGALGARIRREKS, encoded by the coding sequence AGATCGCCGTGGGCGGCGCCAAGAACGCCGTGCTGCCGCTGATGGCCGCCGCCCTGCTGACGCGGGGGCGGTCGGTGATCGACAACGTGCCCCACCTGCAGGACGTGCGCTTCTTCGCGACGATTCTCGCGGGGCTCGGGGCGCGCATCGAGTTCGCCGACCATTTCATGGTCATCGACACGTCCGACCTGGCGGGCACCGAGGCGCCCTACGACCTGGTGCGCAAGATGCGCGCGAGCATCTACGTGCTGGGCCCCCTGCTGGCCGCCCACGGTCGGGCGCGGGTGTCGCTGCCCGGCGGCTGCGCCTGGGGGCCGCGGCCGGTGAACCTGCACCTGGAGGGCATGAAGGCCCTCGGGGCGGAGATCCGGCTGGACGGGGGCTACATCGATGCGCGGGCGGAGAACGGCCTGCGCGGCGGGCGATTCCGCTTCGAGCCGGTCTCGGTCGGCGGCACCTGCAACGTGCTCATGGCGGCGGTGCTCGCCGACGGCGTGAGCGAGCTGGAGAACTGCGCCGTCGAGCCCGAGGTGACGCAGCTGGCCGAGGCGCTCGTGCGCGCCGGCGCCCTCATCGAGGGCGTGGGCACGTCGAGCCTGCGCGTGACGGGGGTCGGCGGGCTCGAACCCGTGGCGCACCGCGTCATCGCCGACCGCATCGAGGCGGGCACGATCATGGCCGGCGTGGCCCTCGCCGGCGGCGAAGTGAAGCTGACGGGCGTCGATCCGGCCCACCTGAAACCCGTGCGCGTGGTGCTCGAGGAGATGGGCTGCACCATCGTCCGCGACGAGTTCGCCCTGACGATCGCGGCGGAGGGCCGGCCGCGGCCGGTGGAGGTGGTCACGCGGCCCTACCCGGGCTTCCCCACCGACATGCAGGCCCAGGTCATGGCGGCCTGCACCCTGGCCGCAGGCACGAGCCACATCACCGAGACCATCTACCTCGACCGCTTCACCCACGTGGCCGAACTGCAGCGTCTCGGCGCGGACATCCGCATCGACGGGGCGCAGGCGACGATCCGCGGCGTCGAGCGGCTCTCCGGTGCGCCGGTCATGGCCACCGACCTGCGGGCCAGCGCGGCCCTGGTGCTGGCGGGCGTGGCGGCGCAGGGGACGACCATCGTCAACCGCGTCTACCACATCGACCGTGGCTACGAGCGCATCGAGGAGCGCCTGGGCGCCCTGGGGGCGCGCATCCGGCGCGAGAAGAGCTGA
- the selB gene encoding selenocysteine-specific translation elongation factor — protein MSDTRHFILGAAGHVDHGKTALITALTGTHTDRLKEERERGISIELGFAELELGDGVVLGVVDMPGHEKFVKQMVSGAGGVDLAFLLVAADEGVMPQTVEHLEILDSLGVRGGVVVMSKIDMVDEEILAVATEEARELVAGTFLEGRPVVPVSAHAGTGLAELKAALRAEALALPARAEEGAFRLPVDRVFTMPGAGVVVTGTCWAGTVAVGDKVQLEPGGQTVRVREVQVHGRKAERGASGQRLALALHGVKKDEIDRGWQLVGNGGAQVTRRLDLRVNVMTHYQGVIKNRQRLHVHHAGREVLGRIVLLDEEELGADGARSGLAQLHLEDELVAARGDRLVLRFYSPVTSIAGGVVLDPAPGRHKRFAEKALANLAIMEDGDPAALFRQNLREAGTAGLPIAEALGQQDDPAAVAVGRRLYDRELLAALGAEIGGLVAAYAERFPLRLGMPREECRKRCRFKGGVAEWSAVCQHLATEQPWCVVGDRIGPSPEGPVLSAPLAAAMETARAELVAFGLDWPGQEKWGDDSPVFRRAAAEPALAEFKAAEVVRHLVDRGEAVAIANEYIVSTTAFADLLDRLRAGFAVAPEMAFGEFRELSGLTRKLGIPMLEYLDDRNYTVRRGDVRVAGSALAD, from the coding sequence ATGAGCGACACGCGACACTTCATCCTGGGCGCCGCGGGCCACGTGGACCACGGCAAGACCGCCCTGATCACGGCCCTGACCGGCACCCACACCGACCGCCTGAAGGAGGAGCGCGAGCGGGGCATCAGCATCGAGCTGGGCTTCGCCGAGCTCGAGCTGGGCGACGGCGTGGTGCTCGGCGTGGTCGACATGCCCGGGCACGAGAAGTTCGTCAAGCAGATGGTCTCGGGCGCCGGCGGCGTCGACCTGGCCTTCCTGCTGGTGGCGGCCGACGAGGGCGTGATGCCCCAGACCGTCGAGCACCTGGAGATCCTCGACTCCCTCGGCGTGCGCGGCGGCGTCGTGGTCATGAGCAAGATCGACATGGTCGACGAGGAGATCCTGGCCGTCGCCACCGAGGAGGCGCGCGAGCTGGTGGCCGGCACCTTCCTGGAGGGCCGGCCCGTCGTGCCGGTCTCGGCCCATGCGGGGACGGGGCTGGCCGAACTGAAGGCGGCGCTGCGGGCCGAGGCCCTCGCCCTGCCGGCGCGGGCGGAGGAGGGGGCGTTCCGCCTGCCGGTCGACCGCGTGTTCACCATGCCCGGGGCCGGCGTCGTGGTGACGGGCACCTGCTGGGCCGGCACCGTGGCCGTGGGCGACAAGGTGCAGCTCGAGCCCGGCGGCCAGACGGTGCGCGTGCGCGAGGTGCAGGTGCACGGCCGCAAGGCCGAGCGGGGGGCGTCGGGCCAGCGGTTGGCCCTGGCCCTGCACGGGGTGAAGAAGGACGAGATCGACCGCGGCTGGCAGCTCGTGGGGAACGGCGGCGCGCAGGTGACGCGACGGCTCGACCTGCGCGTGAACGTCATGACCCACTACCAGGGCGTGATCAAGAACCGGCAGCGGCTGCACGTGCACCACGCCGGCCGGGAGGTGCTGGGCCGCATCGTGCTGCTGGACGAGGAGGAGCTCGGCGCCGACGGCGCGCGCTCGGGGCTGGCCCAGCTCCACCTCGAGGACGAGCTCGTGGCCGCCCGCGGCGACCGCCTCGTGCTGCGCTTCTACTCGCCGGTGACGAGCATCGCCGGCGGCGTCGTGCTGGACCCGGCGCCGGGGCGGCACAAGCGCTTCGCCGAGAAGGCCCTGGCGAACCTGGCGATCATGGAGGACGGCGACCCGGCGGCCCTCTTCCGCCAGAACCTGCGGGAAGCCGGCACGGCGGGCCTGCCGATCGCCGAGGCCCTGGGGCAGCAGGATGATCCGGCCGCCGTGGCGGTGGGCCGGCGGCTGTACGACCGCGAGCTGCTGGCGGCGCTGGGCGCGGAGATCGGCGGACTCGTGGCGGCCTACGCCGAGCGCTTTCCCCTGCGCCTGGGCATGCCCCGGGAGGAGTGCCGCAAGCGCTGCCGGTTCAAGGGCGGGGTGGCCGAGTGGAGCGCCGTGTGCCAGCACCTGGCCACCGAGCAGCCGTGGTGCGTGGTGGGCGACCGCATCGGGCCGTCGCCGGAAGGACCGGTGCTGTCGGCACCGCTGGCCGCCGCCATGGAGACGGCCCGGGCCGAACTCGTCGCCTTCGGCCTGGATTGGCCGGGGCAGGAGAAGTGGGGCGACGACTCGCCGGTCTTCCGTCGGGCGGCCGCCGAACCGGCCCTGGCGGAATTCAAGGCGGCCGAGGTGGTGCGCCACCTCGTCGATCGCGGCGAGGCGGTGGCCATCGCCAACGAGTACATCGTTTCCACAACCGCCTTCGCCGATCTGCTGGACCGGCTCCGCGCGGGTTTTGCCGTTGCGCCGGAAATGGCCTTCGGCGAGTTCCGCGAACTCAGCGGCCTGACCCGCAAGCTGGGCATCCCCATGCTCGAGTACCTGGACGACCGGAACTACACCGTCCGGCGCGGGGACGTGCGGGTGGCGGGGTCGGCGCTCGCCGACTAG